In Peromyscus leucopus breed LL Stock chromosome 9, UCI_PerLeu_2.1, whole genome shotgun sequence, the sequence TGCAAGCCCTTCTCCCTTGGACTTGTAAGCTGAGCTCACCCTCCCTTTCTGGCAAGGAAACTGTGGAAAATTCCCTGTCTGTGGAGAGCTGGCTGTATTTCCTAGCAATTCTACGAAGTTCTTTTCCTGTAACCATCTTAAAAACACAGAGCACCTAACCATCCTCAGTGCTGACATCCTAACCCAGAGAGTCCCTAAACGCTGAAAAATAAGACCCACGTCTCAGTGCAGAGCTTGACTGGATTTTACAATAAACCTGGCTaagttgtgtagctagagttttcctgccttgcccacagtcaggacaaatctttgtcacccgccagtcccacagccactcagacccaaccaagtaaacacattatattgcatacaaactgtatggccgtggcaggcttcttgctaaatgtccttatagcttaaattaatccatttccataaatctatgccttgccacgtggctggtggcttaccggcgtcttcacatgctgctggtcatggcggtggctgcagtgtctctcccctcagccttccgcttcccagaattctcctctctccttatcccacctacttcctgcctggccactggccaatcagtgttttatttattgaccaatcagagcaatttgacatacagaccatcccacagcaaagttgTACTGATTATTTCAACTTGGAGCCTGTGCAGACCTTAGCAGACCCCTTGTGAGTTTCTTGGGGAAACAGTGAAGCCTACGTCACCCTTCTTGGTGTCACCAATACTATGATCTGTAATTATAGGCAGTTACTATTTGTATAGAGAAATCAATTGGAGAAAGGAGGTGATTTGTTACCTTGGAGCAGCTTCATTTCTTTACACAAAGTTTTGAATGAGTGTGCCCATGTTTGTGACCTTGGGAGAAATTCTGCACTTTCTTCCAACCCTtgtttctcccttctcccctcctctcccctctcttcctctctcctcccctctgctctttctcccccttcctcaTTTACTCTCCCCACACCCAGACAGGGTCTCCGTACACAgatgtggctgtcctggaattcactatgtagactaggatgaccttgaactaatcACAGAgactccccctgcctctgcctctcaagtgctggcataaaaggtgtgggccaccatgcctggctcaatcCCTGCTTCTTGGgtgtcaaaaaggaaaagaggaagatgaggaggagggaggagaaagaggaaggggagagggggaaagagaaagagatgaagaggaggaggaagagaagaggagggacgagataaagaggagaaagagaaacccaGCAGCAAACACAGTGCCTCCTTGATGGTCACTGTGAGGATGGTCAACTAAGTCAgcgcaggggctggagaggtggtgcaGTGGTTAAGGGACCCGGCTCTATGCCTAACACccgaatggtggctcacaacccatcTGTAGCTCCAGGATACCATCCactgccctcttttggcttctgcaaGCACCAGCCATGCACATGGCCCACAGATAGGCATGCGTGCGGgaagaacacccatacacaggaagtaataaaataatgaattgaaGAAGTCAGTACACACCCCAGGTGACTTGCTTCCAACAGGCAcatcagtgttctctctctccttcccattcatccctcctcctcctcctactgcAATCTCTTTCTTGAGCTGTGATTTTCAAACTAACTATAggcactttaaaaaaattcaaataaatacgTATGTAAAAGCCAGATCCAGAGAATGGGTAAAAGCCTAAATGACCACAAATGAAGCACTGGGTTTGACCCTTTTTCTCCCCTTGGTGGTGGCTTCCTTAATCTAAATACTCTAGAGAGGGTCTCTTTTGTTCACTGGAAACCCTTCAGGGGTTCATACACGTAGGCTGCACCCCACTTTCCAGGGCTGAGCTCTCGGGAAGTGCACTAGTgttgtaggatattattttaagatgtgttacgtttgtttatgctgtggaacatttgtttaatgatgcaaagttgtgttgcattctcttatgttgcatttgtttgactctgtgaagctgtgttattttgcctgtctaaaacacctgattggtctaataaaaagctgaatggccaatagcaacgcaggagaaaggatgggcagggttggcaggcagagagaataaatggaagaagaaaaagagggattGGGAAGCAAGAAAAGATCAACGAGTgagagaaggggccagccacccagccacacagccagacagggaataagaaggaaagaaaagatatacagaaatagagaaaggtaaaagcccagaggcagaagatagatgggataatttgagttaagaaaagctggctggaaacaagccaaactaaagcTGGGcattataagtaagaataagtctctgtgtatgatttatttgggagctgggtgtcaggccccccaaagagtaaagagccaaaaagagtagaaaacaaacaaacaaaaaacatgctgGTGTGTTTAGGGTTCAACCAAGACTTCTGGGGCCAGAGTTCTTTCCATTCTTCTGGAATGGCTGGGCTGGCAGCCGGCAGCTCTTCCCAAGCCCCAGCTTGACCAGCATCGAATCAAGTGAACAATTTCTGTCTCATATATTCAGTTGAAAATTGAGCCCTGGATCCCTTGAACTGAACATGATGATTACAAACACAATTATCTCTTCGTTTCCCAAAAGTTGGAAAATTAGCATGAgtgtaaggggaaaaaaaaatctatcacgTGTGATTCCACCCTCTAGAAATAGCCATTGCTGACATTTGGGTGTATTTCCTTCCGCTTTCATGTGTGTGATActtacttatatacatatattaataagtAACAAGAATCTCAATTCCAATTATGCATATAATTTGGCACCCTGGTTTCCTCCATGCAATTAAATGATTGACTATAAATAGCCCTGCCTGTAAAATATTCTGTCATCTAGAAGTATTGTTTGTTCATTCTGTTACAGGTCCTGTTATCATTCTTaaatattcttaattaaaatgatgctgtatttttttaaaagcccttATTATGATTAATATTAACTGCCATCTTGACAGGATCtaggatcacctaggagacaaacttctgggcatgtctgtgagggactttCCAAACTGCGTAATGGAGGTAGGAAAACCCACTCTAAATGTTGCAGGCAGGCAGTCCATAGGCTGAGGTCGTACTGGTTAAAGGGGAGGGGGCGAGGTCATGAGCATTCATCTCACTCTCTTCCTGACTGCACACATACTTTCCCGCTGTGGTGAAACACCTGAGCCAATGGAAACGTCTTCCCTAAGTCACGCATGTCAGGCATTTTCTCATAGCAACTGCAAAGAAAATCGTCTTTCTCTGCAAAGCTGTGTCTCTGCCCGAGATACTTGGTGCATCGAAGATGTCAGTTCTAGAAGTAGAAATAGAATTCTCAAAGTAGATGAAAGCAAGAAGTGTATGGTGGGCTCTTGCACATGTAATATGTTCAATGAAGATGAAACAGCAAATGCACATGAATCTGGGTTACCAGCATCAAATCGCTCGGCTTACAAAGCTATCACAGGCTCTCACATAGTGTAGCAAGATCAGAACGGACTTGAAAGTTTGCAGACTCTATCCAAggcttattaaaaaacaaaacaaaacaaaacaaaaacaaaaaaaaaaaaaaaaaaaaaaaaaaaactaacaagcaGCCCAGAGGCCCTGGTAGCTCATATGACACTTTTGCACAAATTATAAAAACTCACACCTTCCTCAGGAGACTCTCCTGCCCCTGCACGAGGTCACAATGAAGGTCAAATCTATAGTGAGTGTGAAGGGACTGGAGGTCATCTGAACCCTGTGTGTCCGTGTGGCCCTCTAAGGTATCTGCCACTGCAGGTGGAAAGGACCCCACATACAAGAGGTTGCTTCTGCAGGCCAGATCGGAGTCTGGACTTCCACACCTGCACTGTGCAGATTCAGCCCGCCTctgcccaccaccacccactgctcAAACAGCCAGCACTGTTCAGTTAGAAAACCCCTAAGCTTCCGAAGTCTGGCAATTAGGCTGCTGGTAGGTGTCTGCTTTCACAGGTGTCCCGGCCTGTATTTCCTGTTCTCTCGCTTGCTCCGTTTACACAGCCCAGCAGCACCTCCGATGTGTCAGAGGGAACaaatctcctcctctctgccccacttctctgtctctctggggaTGCTTATCATTTGGGGGTTGTCAACAATCATGCCTTCCCTTCACACCCTACCGCCCAGCTGTTGCCAAATTCTGATTATCCCTCCAGCACCGccctcccaccctgccctgctctctctgccttccctgaATCCATTAACCTCAATCAGGACGTTAATGGAAAATTACCCCTGTTTCTGATACCTGTCCGGTTCCCTACTCCTACCTCGGACTGAATGGACACGTTTGATGCATACACAATCTCCTGCCTTGTCCTGCGCTCCCACTTCCCCTCATTAGGTCTCAGACGGACAAACAGCCccgagtgggggggggggagcaaagaATGATGCCGCTAGTTTGGTCGGGGGAGACCAGCAAACATGGCTGACCCCATTGCTAACAAGGCAGGGTCCCCAGGTCTGCCGCCCAATGCTGCCAAATTCTGACAAAAGCTGCATATTTGCCACTCACAGCAGCGGTCCAACCCTGTGACTTTGCTTTTGAGCATCTAgtgcagcggttctcaacctgtgggtcgcgacctcttgggggggtcgaatgaccctttcacaggggtcacctaagaccatcggaaaacacaggcgtttacattacaattcataacagtagcaaaattacagttatgaagtagcaatgagaataattttttgCTTGGGgcccaccacaacatgaggagctgtattaaagggccacagcactaggaaggttgagaacccctgctctagtGGAAATGATTCTTCAAACTAATCTGCAGCTCTGAGGAGGACAGAAGTCCCCACAAGGGCTCACTGTCTCCACTGTACAACTCAGAGGATGTCACTGTGAAGCAGCAAGGGGATTGTGTGGGCGGGAGGGGGGATGTGGGAAATGTGCTATTCTTCCCAGtcctttctcttccatctttaGAAATTCCCCTTAGAAAGCCTAgagaatgggggctggagaggtggctcagtggttaagagcactggctgctcttctattggacccaggttcgattcccagcacccacatggcagctcacaactgtctgtaactctggttccaggggatcttacacCCTCAcatgggcaaaacaccaatgcacataaaaataaatgaattcttgaaggaaaaaaaatgcctagAGAGTAGATGAGACACCAGAGTCAGCATGTCTGAGGCCTCAGCATGTCCTGAGCACTTGCTTCTCTATTAGCAATCCTCTCTCCTCCATATCTACTAAGAGGAAAtctgggggccagtgagatggctcagtgggtaaaggagcttgccaccaagcctgacagtgtgagttcgatccctgggacccacatggtggaggaagagaaccaactcctgcagtTGTCTTctcacttccacacacatgcgtacacccacacacatgcatacacccacacacatgcgtacacccacacacatgcatacacccacacacatgtgcatccgTTCCCTATAGTAAACCGCAACCATGTTACAGCCTCTGGGAAATTCTGAAGCATCATCAAACTGGAGGTGGTTCTGGGACTCTCTTAAAATTGCAGTTGGTGCTTGGCCTGGTGCCCCTCCCCTCACAAGTGCCCCTcatgtaatcccagaattcaggaggcagaggcaggtcgactctgtgagtctgaagccagcctggtctacacagcgaacTTCAGGTCAGTCCAGGCTACAGGGTGAGCTCTGTCTCAAATAGAAAAACTACGCACAGGGATGCTGTTTACGGCCAATTTGCCAAATTCTGAAGATGAAGTGATGGGACCCTGCTCAAGTGATAACCTTTCAGCccagcgtggtggcacatgcctttaatgcctttaatgcctttaatgccagcactcgggaggcagaggcaggcgatctctgtaagttcgagaccagcctggtctacagagcgagttccaggacagccaggactacacagagaaaccctgtctcaaaaacaaaccaacaaacacatCTTCCTACCAAAGAGTGACATGCTCTGTGGGCGCCATCAAAGCGGCAGCAATGAAAACATCCATGTGGTGACAGATCCGTAGGATGACGGCGATGGCTGCCGGCATTTGCTGGCCTTCAATCAAGCCAAGCACACTACATGCATTATCTCTTCCAACACTTAAACCCTCTGGCGTGGGTCCTACTAGACACCCCACTTTAGAGATGGGGAAGCTGAAGGGCAGAGGGGTGGCAAAGAGTCCCGGTGACACCTTGGACAGTAAGGAAATGGGCAGGGGGGACTGAGGAGGGAAAGATGACTTCTGCGCACATTGAGTTTAAGTTACCCTATTGCTCGGAGCCAAGCTTCTTGCCTGCCACACAAGAGGGATCTTTCCTCCATTTGCCTGGGGACAAGACACAAAATCCCAGGTTTTCTTAAGTCAGGAAAGGAGCCTTGCCTGCTCCCCCGcatccaccatgcctggccctcgGTGacaaaaggaaattagattcatcCAATAACTTTGTTTTTCATAAAGTAATGGGGGTGGAGTAGTGGCCTCGTCCTCGgtgtttctcttctcctctgaaCGCCGCCCGGCTGCCTCGGGCCCGCGGTCTTGAGACCGAGCACCATGCCTTCGATAAAGTTGCAGAGTTCTGATGGAGAGATATTTGAAGTTGACGTAGAAATTGTCAAACAATCTGTGACCATCAAGACCATGCTGGAAGATTTAGGAATGGATGATGAGGGAGATGATGATCCTGTTCCTTTACCAAATGTTAATGCAGCAATTCTAAAAAAGGTCATTCAGTGGTGCACCcatcacaaggatgaccccccTCCTCCTGAAGATGATGAGAACAAAGAAAAGCGGACAGATGATATTCCTGTTTGGGACCAAGAATTCCTGAAAGTTGACCAAGGAACACTTTTTGAACTTATTCTGGCTGCAAACTACTTAGACATTAAAGGTTTGCTTGATGTCACATGCAAGACTGTGGCCAATATGATTAAGGGGAAAACTCCTGAGGAGATTCGTAAAACCTTCAATATCAAAAACGACTTTACTGAAGAGGAAGAGGCCCAGGTACGCAAAGAGAACCAGTGGTGTGAAGAGAAGTGAAGTGCTGTGCCTGACACTGTAACACTAGAAGGGTTGTTCCAAATGCTAGTTGCACTGCTCTGTTTATAATTGTTAATATTAGAGAACAGTAGACAAACGCAGCCTTGTCCTCACTGCATGTGTAGTTCCAGTACAGATCTGACCTATGGCTGAGTTTCTTCTATGAgcagaagtttctttctttcttttttttttttcttttcattactcTGAATAAAACTGAACTTTGGGTTCTCTGTGGAAAGTGGCATTTTGggctttccctctctctgtaaAGTGATTTCTGCCTAATTCATTGTCCATTTAACTTCAGTGAGCCTTTCAAAGTTGGCATTGTAAATAAAACAACATATGAGAAGTATTCTGAACTAGAATTAACAAAACATGATCTTTGTTCATGAGTCGGAAACTGGAGCAAGGCAACTTGAAGTTAATGTTGGACTCGGGTGGTTAGGTTAGGGTGTCTCCCAGCCTCTCTGCTGCTGGTAAGCTTGTATCCATCCAATGGGCTCTCTCAATTGGATCTGAGgacttgttttgtcttgtttccccctttaatttttaatcttttcacCTTTGAATATGTTCAGTTTACTACCCGGTTTGGTTTGGGAGGGAGGCTGTAACTAGACAATTTGTtagcttttcaattaaaaaagacacttacttcaaaaaaaaaaaaaaaaaaaaaaaaaaaaaaaaaaaaaaagtaatggggGTGATTACCCAGTGCCCTGTGGTCTTGTAGGTGTTTgcaaattgatttttttgttattatttgttccAGTGATTTTCCAAGTATTCAGTGTTTTTCCGAGTCAGACTTCCAATGCGAGGGAGCTCATTTTGACCCCCACCTTCCCTTTCCTGTGCTAGTACTGAGTGTTAATGCTGCAATTATTAAGGATGCCCACGTGAGGCACCAGTCAAACTCTGAGGGAGCACACATATGACAATTTGAAGTCTACTTATTGAAggatataaaacaaaattcttcagaGTGTGTGACTATGTGCAAAAGCAAATGTACTGAGAAATATGTTAGTTCAAATGCTCCAAATCAATTTGgctcattaatttaaaaacaacaacaacttgatTGGGGAGCTCAGAGTCCCCAGAGTAAACTCATTGCTATTATTTTGTCCAATGGACACAGTGTCAAGCTGCCCTCTCAATTCTTATCTGTATCCTCATAGATTAGCTCAGCTCTCAgaccttatcagagaagcttctctgtgtCGCGgacagtggttaatgcagagactcccAACTGATCAAAGTACAGAAGGTGTCTGTGGATCGTACCACCACAGAAGGGGCATCTGTCTACGCCACAGCCCCTCCCCACAAGGCGCAGGGAACATCCAAGAAGAGGAGACAAAAAGACCATGAGAACCAGGGAGCTGGGAGAACCAGGAaggaacagtgtcttctggacatgacaggaccacaCACTCATGAACTCTCAGAacctgtggttgcctgcacaagacctgaacaagaccAAGCCGGTCAACATTCTGGCATGGAACATGAGTCCTCAcgcctagctgaggagctactgacaaTGGTTTCCGGGGAAGGGAGAGGCTGCTTTCTTTAAGCATGTGGTCCCCAGTAGGCTGGACATGCTCCAGGAGATGTCCCCATACCAGCTGACTGTATGGAAACCACAAATTGGACTCTgtagacaataataataataataataataataataataataataggactCAAAGTAGAGAAGGGGTGAAGGATGGGAGTGGATTGGGAGGAGTTTACGGTAGGAGCGGAGggcaaatgtgatcaaaatataatgaaagcatgtataaaattctcaaagaattaataaaacattgttttgaaaaataaaatttaaatatctaaaaaaagTAACATATCATGTTCATGTAGTTATAGTGTAAACATGGACTGAAAGAAGAATTCAAATGACTTTAAAATCCATCTTCTGCTATATCCAGCCATTTGGAAATTCAAATTCGGTTTTGAGAATGTTCTTTTGGGCTCATATAAAATCCAATACCCACTGTTAAGTGGTAACTTAAAACAACCACCTTGATTAGAGGTGGGACCTTTGGGTGGCAATTACAGTTACAGAACATCATCAAAGTCAAGTCCCCTGAACAGCACTGGTCTCGTCTGATCTTGGAAATCAAGCAGATCTGGGCCTGGTTAATCCTTGGATGGGCGAGGCATAGTGCAGAGGGAAGTTTCCCCGGTCCCACCGGGCCGGCCGGTGTTTGTCCTGCCCGGTCCCGAGGTcccgcagccgcttataaaataattattcagaggcttaatattaattgcaatatatggcctatggctcaggcttcttattagccagctcttataacttaactcaacccataactattaatctatgtattgatatgtgttctgtgactttacctgcatcccattacatgctgctccttggacatCAGTTCGgcgtctccccttcctctcctttcttctctcactctctctcttggattttcccacctgactccatcctgccctgccataggtcaatgcagctttatttattagccaatgggagtaacacatagtcacagcatacagcacacagaaagacatcccacaataGCTCACTATTGAAGATGGGTATTTTGTGTAATGAGGGAGAGGGGGGCAAGGAGGAGCACATATCTCCTGGTTTGGGATAATCCACATCTCTTGAACTCAGCTAGTAAGAAGGCCAACTTAAGGAAGTCACTCCACCTCAAACTTCCAAGCCCCCAAATTGTGAGCTGTATAAACCACGTTCTTacttatgttatgttatgttccACTAACAAAGAACAGAGTAAGACACGATCTAAAGTACTAGCCggctgtggcagcacacacctttaaccccagcactcaagaggcagaggcaggaagatctgagttcaaggccagcctggtctagagagttccaggacagctagggctacacagagaaactctgtctcaaaaattaaaacagagagagagagagagagagagagagagagagagagagagagagagagagagagagagagcaaaacaaaactaaagtcaTGAGTCGAATGGAGGTCTTGATTAAAGAATGCAAAAGGTATTTCTAGCTCAAAAAGTCAATGAATTCAAAGACTGGTTTGAGGATGACTAATGAAAATTATGGCAGAGTTGCTGCAAAAACACAGACCCGTAAAGATGCCACCTAGAACTTAAGTACCCTCTCCCTGCAGAGTGAAGCCCCTCTGTTCTTTCTACTAAGTACTGTGGGAAATGTCGCCTGTGCTCCGAGTCCCTTAAACATTACAAGAATCTAGAGGGTTTTCTTTCCCCCTAAATCCATGGGGCCAAAATTGTGTTTTATGGTGAATAGAATGAACAGATCTAGCAGTTTGTAGGGATGGGCTCACCCACCTTCTGAAAGcaagttttaaaacaaagaaaatacttccCTGACCGGAAGTCCTTGCCATCATCAGTCACTTTGTTATCTTCTCCCTTTGTTCCCAGGAGCACCGAGGGTGCTGTATAGGCAGGATTCTCGGGAGGAGCAGAACTaagagtgtgtctgtctgtctgtgtgtgtgtttatgtctgtatgtgtgtgtctgtctctgtgtatgtgtgtgtgttatgtttgtgtgtgtgtgtctgtctgtgtgtatgtgtgtctgtctgtctgtatgtgtgtgtttatgtctgtatatgtgtgtgtgtctgtgtgt encodes:
- the LOC114699340 gene encoding S-phase kinase-associated protein 1-like, coding for MPSIKLQSSDGEIFEVDVEIVKQSVTIKTMLEDLGMDDEGDDDPVPLPNVNAAILKKVIQWCTHHKDDPPPPEDDENKEKRTDDIPVWDQEFLKVDQGTLFELILAANYLDIKGLLDVTCKTVANMIKGKTPEEIRKTFNIKNDFTEEEEAQVRKENQWCEEK